In Oryzihumus leptocrescens, the following are encoded in one genomic region:
- a CDS encoding sulfotransferase family protein, whose amino-acid sequence MLAFVIGTGRCGSTMLTELIARHPEVGFVSNMDDKLARLNLKGRWNNTLFSRAAERDPSLVAFEHRRRLVERGRVRVAPSEGWSLLERQVSGALVRPCRDLTAADASPWLVNRIQEFFDTRIAAQHTPAFVHHVTGWPRAGLLSAAYPDARFIHVVRDGRAVANSWLQMGWWDGYRGPDRWFLGPLPPAYRDLWEESGRSFVSLAGLGWRMLIEAALEAEQRAPEGQWLTVRHEDVLEDPRGQMKSVLEFLGLDWTPAFEAGFTRHHISSTRGRSWLRDLTAAQAEQLEDVIAEPLVRLGYPRR is encoded by the coding sequence ATGCTGGCATTCGTGATCGGCACCGGCCGCTGCGGCTCGACGATGCTCACCGAGCTGATCGCCCGGCACCCCGAGGTGGGGTTCGTCTCCAACATGGACGACAAGCTCGCCCGGCTCAACCTCAAGGGCCGCTGGAACAACACCCTGTTCTCCCGGGCCGCCGAGCGCGACCCCTCCCTGGTTGCCTTCGAGCATCGGCGCCGGCTCGTCGAGCGCGGCCGCGTCCGGGTGGCACCGTCCGAGGGGTGGTCCCTGCTGGAACGCCAGGTCTCCGGCGCCCTGGTGCGCCCCTGCCGGGACCTGACCGCAGCGGACGCCAGTCCCTGGCTGGTGAACCGGATCCAGGAGTTCTTCGACACCCGGATCGCCGCCCAGCACACGCCCGCGTTCGTGCACCACGTCACCGGCTGGCCCCGGGCCGGCCTGCTCTCGGCTGCCTACCCGGACGCCCGGTTCATCCACGTGGTCCGGGACGGCCGTGCCGTGGCCAACTCCTGGCTGCAGATGGGCTGGTGGGACGGCTACCGCGGGCCGGACCGCTGGTTCCTCGGCCCGCTACCGCCGGCCTACCGCGACCTGTGGGAGGAGTCCGGGCGCTCGTTCGTGTCCCTCGCGGGATTGGGGTGGCGAATGCTCATCGAGGCCGCACTCGAGGCCGAGCAACGGGCCCCGGAGGGCCAGTGGCTCACTGTGCGGCATGAGGACGTCCTGGAGGACCCCCGCGGCCAGATGAAGTCGGTGCTGGAGTTCCTCGGGCTTGACTGGACACCGGCCTTCGAAGCCGGCTTCACCCGCCACCACATCTCGTCGACACGGGGCCGCTCCTGGCTACGGGACCTGACAGCCGCGCAGGCCGAACAGCTTGAAGACGTCATCGCGGAGCCGCTGGTACGCCTGGGCTACCCGCGCCGATGA
- a CDS encoding UBP-type zinc finger domain-containing protein: MAPSGPGCADCEAQEPPGWWLHLRRCARCGHVGCCDSSPSQHASAHYRTTGHRPVQSYEPGEDWFFDYRTGDWLDGPELAPPRSHPLRQQVPGPAGRVPPNWMSKLH, translated from the coding sequence GTGGCACCCAGCGGACCTGGCTGCGCCGACTGCGAGGCGCAGGAGCCTCCCGGCTGGTGGTTACATCTGCGCCGCTGTGCCCGGTGCGGGCACGTCGGGTGTTGCGACTCATCCCCCTCCCAGCACGCCTCAGCCCATTACCGAACTACGGGACACCGCCCGGTCCAAAGCTACGAACCCGGCGAGGACTGGTTCTTCGACTACCGCACCGGCGACTGGCTCGACGGCCCAGAGCTCGCGCCGCCAAGATCCCATCCACTCCGTCAGCAGGTCCCGGGGCCGGCGGGGCGGGTACCGCCCAACTGGATGTCCAAGCTGCATTAG
- a CDS encoding three-helix bundle dimerization domain-containing protein gives MDQVSTPLSSRIRHGLHPDFREVAAQLHRDFDLRTGAEVVDRVLDEVAARFADARVRTFLPLLVHRYASSDLRSVTIAPSGAVQGRAGASGVASQASSVS, from the coding sequence ATGGATCAGGTCTCGACCCCGCTCAGCTCCCGGATCCGCCACGGGCTGCACCCCGACTTCCGCGAGGTCGCCGCGCAACTGCACCGGGACTTCGACCTGCGCACCGGGGCAGAGGTGGTGGATCGGGTTCTCGACGAGGTAGCCGCCCGCTTCGCCGACGCCCGGGTGCGCACGTTCCTGCCGCTGCTGGTCCATCGCTACGCCAGCAGCGACCTGCGTTCGGTCACCATCGCCCCAAGTGGGGCCGTGCAGGGCAGGGCTGGTGCCAGCGGGGTCGCCTCGCAAGCCTCGTCGGTGAGCTGA
- a CDS encoding SRPBCC family protein has product MPQAQRSVLIGRPVEDVFAFFTDPANDHRWRPQVISTASQGPPVVGERIHLVVNGHGGRGVPADVEVTAYEPASRYAFKGAEGPVRPRGEYRFASYGSGTEVTFILDAEIPGLRKLFMSARVQKSIEGEMRALDTAKRLLELG; this is encoded by the coding sequence ATGCCACAGGCCCAGCGCTCGGTCCTTATCGGCCGTCCAGTTGAGGACGTCTTCGCGTTCTTCACCGATCCGGCCAACGACCACCGGTGGCGACCTCAGGTCATCAGCACAGCCAGCCAGGGACCGCCGGTCGTCGGGGAGAGGATCCATCTGGTCGTGAACGGACACGGCGGGCGCGGGGTCCCGGCGGACGTCGAGGTGACGGCCTACGAACCGGCCAGCAGGTACGCGTTCAAGGGCGCCGAGGGGCCGGTGCGTCCCAGGGGGGAGTACCGCTTCGCCTCGTACGGCTCCGGCACCGAGGTCACCTTCATCCTCGATGCCGAGATCCCTGGCCTTCGGAAGCTGTTCATGAGCGCCCGCGTCCAGAAGTCCATCGAAGGTGAGATGAGGGCCCTCGACACAGCCAAACGGCTGCTCGAGCTGGGCTGA
- a CDS encoding bifunctional YncE family protein/alkaline phosphatase family protein, with protein MTVIAGAVLVGGGAAFGVAGNFDHPGPRPDGTAMTPVGWQVTPAGSTHPAGSFPANAVLSPDDRAVLVPGVIRNAHSRQTVDVLDSRTGALLQEVELNPDDATKREGVAPGLVFSHDGRSVYLATANKNSVLGFDWDPAARRLTPTRTLALPDGSYPQMVTTSPDDKTVYAVGQYARKLFAVDVATGATTSAPTGAYPFGVALSGDGHTAYVSNQADKTVSVFDVNATSLVPKAPIAVGTHPNHLLGDPARHRVFVSNGDSDQISVIDTRTNAVQHTIALSPYRGAGAGTSPLGMALTSDGKTLYVANAGNNDVAVVNTGSGGDFGHVNGLIPTAWYPTGVQVTKDGSRLLIADGKGLGTGSNKGSATLADPTNHPWIEDLVKGMLQVVPTPSAAQLQRYSRQVELNNDTTSSGAVRGYGGGAPATIIPRHPGQGSPIKHVIYVVKENRTYDQILGDLGKGNGDPSLAIFGKDVTPNQHALASKFATLDNFYVNGEVSQDGWDWATQGNSNPYNQLGTHQGYDGNGSEYDSSGYLDSPVTAGGADPGKAFLWDRAAAAGQSFRHYGMHSLPADWFGPKNQVTCASGEYCAYEPLLNQNTDHHYPWFDMEITDQSRVAEWKKEFDQYVAKDNLPSWQFVDLPRDHTYGWYAGGSTAKAMVADNDYALGQLVSTVSHSKYWKDTAIFVVEDDGQDGPDHVDAHRSPALVISPYTQRGIVDSHFYNQTSALRTMELLMGLGPLSQYDAAAVPMIWTFGDRANLTPYEALVPRQSLTDRNPANSTSVMTPQAIQGAPDQVDEHALNEEIWRSVRGPHANVPPAQHHVFPAQGQSGTADH; from the coding sequence GTGACCGTCATCGCAGGAGCCGTGCTGGTCGGGGGTGGGGCTGCTTTCGGCGTCGCCGGGAACTTCGACCACCCCGGCCCACGCCCGGACGGAACCGCCATGACGCCGGTGGGGTGGCAGGTGACCCCCGCGGGCAGCACCCACCCGGCCGGGTCCTTCCCTGCGAACGCGGTCCTCTCACCTGACGACCGAGCGGTGTTGGTTCCCGGCGTCATCCGCAACGCGCACTCCCGGCAGACCGTGGACGTCCTGGACAGCCGCACCGGCGCGCTGCTGCAGGAGGTCGAGCTCAACCCCGACGACGCCACGAAGCGCGAGGGTGTCGCGCCCGGGCTCGTGTTCAGCCATGACGGCCGGAGCGTCTACCTGGCCACCGCGAACAAGAACTCCGTGCTGGGGTTCGACTGGGACCCCGCCGCGCGCCGGTTGACCCCGACCCGGACGCTCGCGCTGCCGGACGGCTCCTACCCCCAGATGGTGACGACGTCCCCGGACGACAAGACGGTCTACGCCGTGGGGCAGTACGCGCGCAAGCTGTTCGCCGTCGATGTCGCCACGGGCGCGACGACGTCCGCACCGACGGGGGCGTACCCGTTCGGGGTGGCGCTCAGCGGGGACGGCCACACGGCATACGTGTCCAACCAGGCGGACAAGACCGTGTCGGTCTTCGATGTCAACGCGACGTCGCTGGTGCCGAAGGCGCCCATCGCGGTGGGGACGCACCCCAACCACCTGCTGGGCGACCCCGCGCGGCACCGCGTGTTCGTGAGCAACGGGGACAGCGACCAGATCTCGGTCATCGACACCCGCACGAACGCCGTCCAGCACACGATCGCGCTGAGCCCATACCGCGGCGCCGGTGCCGGCACGTCGCCGCTCGGCATGGCGCTCACCTCCGATGGGAAGACGCTGTACGTGGCCAACGCCGGCAACAACGACGTCGCCGTGGTGAACACTGGTTCGGGCGGGGACTTCGGACACGTCAACGGCCTCATCCCCACCGCCTGGTACCCCACCGGCGTGCAGGTGACCAAGGACGGGTCCAGGCTGCTCATCGCCGACGGCAAGGGGCTGGGCACCGGCTCCAACAAGGGCTCCGCGACCCTGGCCGACCCGACGAACCACCCGTGGATCGAGGACTTGGTCAAGGGCATGCTCCAGGTGGTGCCCACGCCGAGCGCCGCCCAGCTGCAGCGGTATTCCCGCCAGGTCGAGCTCAACAACGACACCACCAGCTCCGGTGCGGTCCGCGGCTACGGCGGCGGGGCCCCGGCGACGATCATCCCCCGGCATCCGGGGCAGGGGTCGCCCATCAAGCACGTGATCTACGTGGTCAAGGAGAACCGGACCTACGACCAGATCCTCGGTGATCTGGGCAAGGGCAACGGCGACCCGTCGCTGGCCATCTTCGGCAAGGACGTGACGCCGAACCAGCACGCGCTGGCCAGCAAGTTCGCCACGCTGGACAACTTCTATGTCAACGGTGAGGTCAGCCAGGACGGCTGGGACTGGGCCACTCAGGGCAACTCCAACCCGTACAACCAGCTCGGCACCCACCAGGGCTACGACGGCAACGGCTCGGAGTACGACTCCTCCGGCTACCTCGACTCCCCGGTGACGGCCGGCGGCGCCGACCCGGGCAAGGCGTTCCTGTGGGACCGGGCGGCCGCAGCAGGCCAGAGCTTTCGGCACTACGGGATGCACTCGCTGCCCGCGGACTGGTTCGGCCCGAAGAACCAGGTCACGTGTGCGAGCGGCGAGTACTGCGCGTACGAGCCGCTGCTGAACCAGAACACCGACCACCACTACCCGTGGTTCGACATGGAAATCACGGACCAGAGCAGGGTCGCGGAGTGGAAGAAGGAGTTCGACCAGTACGTCGCGAAGGACAACCTGCCGTCGTGGCAGTTCGTTGACCTCCCGCGTGACCACACTTACGGCTGGTATGCCGGCGGGTCCACCGCCAAGGCGATGGTCGCCGACAACGACTACGCCCTGGGACAGCTCGTCTCCACGGTCTCGCACTCGAAGTACTGGAAGGACACGGCCATCTTCGTCGTCGAGGACGACGGCCAGGACGGACCGGACCACGTGGACGCACACCGCTCCCCGGCCCTGGTCATCAGCCCGTACACCCAGCGCGGGATCGTTGACTCCCACTTCTACAACCAGACGTCGGCCCTGCGGACGATGGAGCTGCTGATGGGTCTGGGCCCGCTGTCGCAGTACGACGCGGCCGCGGTCCCGATGATCTGGACGTTCGGGGACCGTGCGAACCTCACTCCGTACGAGGCCCTGGTACCGCGGCAGTCCCTCACCGATAGGAACCCGGCCAACTCCACGTCGGTCATGACCCCGCAGGCGATCCAGGGAGCGCCCGATCAGGTCGACGAGCACGCGCTGAACGAGGAGATCTGGCGCTCGGTGCGCGGCCCGCATGCGAATGTGCCACCGGCGCAGCACCACGTCTTCCCGGCCCAGGGGCAATCTGGGACGGCGGATCACTAG
- a CDS encoding Ig-like domain-containing protein, whose product MHRSQRMALVGAMAITAALALAPTASAAGTGTTRVLIATRPNPALSTAPVALYGRVKPTSSTTAPTGQVCFYDGTSTTTLGCGTLAAQANGTMQTHIKVSLAKGTHALVAKYSGDSHYAANQSKVLLLTVS is encoded by the coding sequence ATGCACCGATCGCAGCGGATGGCCCTCGTCGGGGCCATGGCCATCACAGCAGCCCTGGCGCTGGCTCCAACAGCCAGCGCCGCAGGCACCGGCACCACGCGAGTGCTGATCGCCACCCGACCAAACCCCGCCCTCTCAACCGCCCCAGTCGCCTTGTACGGCAGGGTCAAGCCGACGTCGTCCACGACTGCGCCGACAGGGCAGGTCTGCTTCTACGACGGCACGTCCACCACGACCTTGGGGTGTGGCACCCTCGCCGCCCAAGCCAACGGGACGATGCAGACTCACATCAAGGTGAGCTTGGCCAAGGGCACACACGCCCTTGTTGCCAAGTACTCCGGCGACTCCCACTACGCAGCAAACCAGTCAAAGGTGCTCCTCCTCACGGTGAGCTGA
- a CDS encoding pyridoxamine 5'-phosphate oxidase family protein, translating into MTQQGDLALLDDPVAKTLLSSTALARLAYQWLDGTPRVVPIWFHWNGTELVLGTPPRAPKVRALASHPRVAVTIDQPDWPYKVLLIRGDASVENLDHVSPEYEQAAMRYFGPEQGRAWVEPLRDAPSARIRIRPTWAGVLDFESRFPSALSA; encoded by the coding sequence ATGACCCAGCAAGGAGACCTCGCCCTTCTTGACGACCCAGTGGCGAAGACGCTGCTCTCATCGACCGCACTGGCCCGGCTGGCCTACCAGTGGCTGGACGGGACGCCGCGCGTAGTGCCGATCTGGTTCCACTGGAACGGGACGGAGCTCGTGCTCGGCACGCCCCCGCGTGCACCTAAGGTCCGGGCGCTCGCCTCGCACCCGCGGGTCGCCGTGACCATCGACCAGCCCGACTGGCCCTACAAGGTGCTGCTCATCCGCGGCGACGCCAGCGTGGAGAACCTCGACCACGTCAGCCCGGAGTACGAACAGGCCGCCATGCGCTACTTCGGCCCGGAGCAGGGCCGAGCGTGGGTGGAGCCGCTGCGCGATGCACCGTCGGCCCGGATCCGCATCCGGCCGACCTGGGCCGGGGTCCTGGACTTCGAGTCCCGGTTCCCCAGCGCCCTGAGCGCCTGA